Proteins co-encoded in one Aspergillus luchuensis IFO 4308 DNA, chromosome 6, nearly complete sequence genomic window:
- a CDS encoding uncharacterized protein (COG:S;~EggNog:ENOG410PGSC), translating into MYRPVHGRMLRRKKAWNHPRGADVILESLSPPKGPVLAKFESDRVKPSQKAPCITSCNYLASYTRLDSGESSILIPGRPPLWTPVKKSLKLKETSYPKWANPKPINELTYPWEASFEAIRRQDSSYDLKRTDIVTCSATLRDLFDFIRGLTSEIRFIMERIGKTVVFVRREVPAPVWLPESDIQYKYEAEFTKRYTRWEGIAAEYKAHQRILRYNFAGINMIVRSAADAYIPNQDLDSEGGSASTDTDKANINSLTEGISGLQVHEGGKPIAQNEILHTDLRSMYNHHGQLRKLHLNTVFPRLWASQVSNVAVAYHKEGVMKSVRVSDMKDEVLKWERDNKDHLSRLAGLLNNLTGYARASPSRLEVCRSSFGPLEIRKLADQNSPKAVSPEMRLCFDKLTTSWRDPATNA; encoded by the exons aTGTACAGACCAGTGCACGGGAGAATGCTCCGCCGTAAAAAGGCATGGAATCACCCAAGAGGAGCGGATGTTATTCTGGAGTCACTCTCTCCACCAAAAGGCCCTGTGCTGGCCAAATTTGAATCGGACAGGGTGAAACCGTCACAAAAAGCCCCGTGCATCACCTCCTGCAATTATCTGGCATCATACACACGGTTGGATTCAGGGGAATCATCTATTTTGATTCCAG GTCGACCTCCCCTTTGGACTCCAGTAAAGAAGTCTCTGAAGCTCAAGGAGACAAGCTATCCAAAATGGGCCAACCCAAAGCCCATCAATGAACTTACTTATCCCTGGGAGGCATCTTTTGAAGCAATCCGGCGGCAGGATTCGAGTTATGATCTTAAACGCACCGACATCGTGACCTGTTCGGCCACACTCAGAGATCTCTTCGATTTCATCCGTGGTCTAACCTCGGAGATCCGCTTTATCATGGAGCGCATCGGCAAGACGGTCGTGTTTGTTCGACGAGAAGTTCCCGCGCCGGTTTGGTTGCCTGAGTCTGACATCCAATATAAATATGAGGCCGAGTTCACGAAGAGATACACTAGATGGGAAGGCATAGCCGCTGAGTACAAGGCCCATCAGCGCATTCTTCGGTATAATTTTGCAGGCATCAATATGATCGTTCGCTCTGCGGCAGATGCCTATATTCCAAACCAGGATTTGGACTCTGAAGGTGGAAGCGCATCCACCGACACCGACAAGGCTAACATCAACAGTCTTACTGAAGGAATCAGCGGGCTGCAGGTACATGAAGGCGGCAAGCCAATTGCTCAGAACGAAATCCTCCACACCGATTTACGGTCCATGTACAATCACCATGGCCAACTTCGGAAGCTCCATCTAAACACTGTCTTCCCTCGACTCTGGGCATCACAAGTCTCGAACGTCGCAGTGGCATATCACAAGGAAGGGGTCATGAAGAGCGTACGCGTATCAGACATGAAGGATGAAGTCCTAAAATGGGAGCGTGATAATAAAGATCATCTTTCGCGGCTGGCGGGTCTTCTCAACAATCTCACTGGTTATGCCCGCGCATCGCCGTCCAGACTTGAAGTTTGCCGCAGCTCTTTTGGGCCCCTTGAGATCCGTAAGCTTGCAGACCAGAATTCTCCAAAAGCTGTGTCGCCGGAAATGAGACTCTGCTTTGACAAATTGACAACAAGTTGGAGAGACCCGGCGACTAATGCATAG
- the OLE1_3 gene encoding acyl-CoA desaturase (COG:I;~EggNog:ENOG410PFS7;~InterPro:IPR001199,IPR009160,IPR001522,IPR015876, IPR005804,IPR036400,IPR018506;~PFAM:PF00173,PF00487;~TransMembrane:5 (o36-55i62-82o94-116i177-196o202-228i);~go_component: GO:0016021 - integral component of membrane [Evidence IEA];~go_function: GO:0004768 - stearoyl-CoA 9-desaturase activity [Evidence IEA];~go_function: GO:0016717 - oxidoreductase activity, acting on paired donors, with oxidation of a pair of donors resulting in the reduction of molecular oxygen to two molecules of water [Evidence IEA];~go_function: GO:0020037 - heme binding [Evidence IEA];~go_process: GO:0006629 - lipid metabolic process [Evidence IEA];~go_process: GO:0006636 - unsaturated fatty acid biosynthetic process [Evidence IEA];~go_process: GO:0055114 - oxidation-reduction process [Evidence IEA]) has translation MPGETNIPPPRDRHVSKVHIADTPITLRNWHKHVNWLNVTMIVLIPLYGCIQAFWTPLRLKTAIWAVAYYFFTALGVTAGYHRLWAHRSYTATLPLRIILALAAGGSVQGSARWWARLHRSHHRYTDTERDPYSVHKGIFYAHFGWMILKQNPKRFGRTDISDLNADPVVVWQHRHFLKIVILMGLVVPMVVAGLWDDWWGGFVYAGILRIFFVQQATFCVNSLAHWLGEQPFDDRNSPRDHVVTALATMGEGYHNFHHEFPSDYRNAIRWYQYDPTKWAIWCWGQVGLARDLKMFRENEIEKGRLQQLQKKVDRKRAELDWGTPLSELPVMEWEEFVERAKSRALVVVAGVVHDVEDFLKEHPGGKAMIQAGVGKDATAMFNGGVYYHSNAAHNLLSMMRVAVIRGGCEVEAWKRPQKEV, from the exons ATGCCAGGTGAAACCAATATACCCCCTCCTCGAGACAGACATGTCTCCAAAGTCCACATTGCGGACACCCCCATCACTCTACGGAACTGGCACAAACATGTCAACTGGCTGAACGTGACCATGatcgtcctcatcccccTCTACGGCTGCATCCAAGCCTTCTGGACCCCTCTACGACTCAAAACGGCCATCTGGGCAGTAGCCTACTACTTCTTTACAGCCCTAGGTGTCACAGCAG GCTACCACCGCCTCTGGGCCCACAGATCCTACACAGcaaccctccctctccgcaTCATCCTGGCCCTCGCGGCCGGGGGCTCCGTTCAAGGCTCGGCGCGCTGGTGGGCACGCCTGCACCGCTCGCACCACCGGTACACAGACACGGAACGAGACCCCTACTCCGTACACAAGGGGATCTTTTACGCGCACTTCGGCTGGATGATACTAAAGCAGAATCCGAAGCGGTTCGGCCGGACCGACATCTCTGATCTCAATGCCGACCCGGTGGTTGTCTGGCAGCATCGACACTTCCTGAAGATCGTTATCCTTATGGGTCTTGTCGTTCCGATGGTCGTCGCTGGGCTATGGGACGACTGGTGGGGTGGGTTCGTGTACGCGGGCATCCTACGCATTTTCTTCGTGCAACAGGCCACTTTCTGCGTGAATTCCCTGGCTCATTGGCTGGGTGAACAGCCGTTTGATGATCGCAATTCACCCCGTGATCATGTTGTAACGGCGTTGGCTACGATGGGCGAGGGATATCATAACTTCCATCATGAGTTTCCGTCTGATTATCGCAATGCGATTCGGTGGTATCAGTATGATCCAACTAAGTGGGCCATTTGGTGCTGGGGACAGGTGGGATTGGCGCGTGATCTGAAGATGTTTCGTGAGAatgagattgagaagggGAGGTTGCAACAGTTGCAGAAGAAAGTGGATAGGAAACGGGCTGAGTTGGATTGGGGGACGCCCTTGAGTGAGTTGCCGGTTATGGAGTGGGAGGAGTTTGTGGAGAGGGCGAAGAGCAGGGCTTTGGTCGTTGTTGCTGGGGTTGTGCATGATGTTGAAGACTTTCTGAAGGAACATCCAGGTGGAAAGGCGATGATTCAAGCTGGTGTTGGGAAGGATGCGACCGCTATGTTTAATGGTGGTGTGTATTATCATTCCAATGCGGCGCATAATCtgctgtcgatgatgagaGTGGCGGTTATTAGGGGTGGGTGTGAGGTGGAAGCTTGGAAGAGGCCGCAGAAGGAGGTGTAG